The genomic window CTACGACCGCTGGCGCAGGCTGACGCCGGGCGCGCAGGTACGGCCGGACGCGTCCTGGGGCAACCTGTTCGCCGATCCGGAGCGGTTCCGCGGCGGCGGGTCCGATCTGTTCACACTGCTGCACCCGGACGGCTACGCGCTGTACCGCTACCACCACGAAGCCAGGGAGATGACCGTCGAGGTCGCCGAGATGCGTTCGGTCACCGCCGACGCGCACGCCGCGCTCTGGCGGGCGCTGTTCGGCCTGGACCTCGTCACCCGGATCACGGCGGAGCTCAGCGACAACGATCCGCTCCCCTACCTGCTGACGAACCCGCGGCTGGTCCGCACCACCGCCCGCTACGACGGCCTCTGGCTGCGTCTCATGGACGTCCCCGCGGCCCTCACGGCCCGCGACTACCGGACCGATCTGGACGTCGTCCTCTCCGTCACCGATCCGTTCCGCGAGGCGGGCGGCGTCTTCGCGCTCACCGTGCGCGACGGACGCGCCGAGTGCGCGCCCACCGACCGGGCCGCCGACATCGAACTGGGCATCGACGTGCTCGGCAGCATGTACCTCGGCGCGTACCCGGCGCGCGTATTCGCGGCGGCTAATCGGTTGCAGGCCAAGGATTCCGGCAAGCTGCGCGCGCTGGAGGAGGCGTTCGGCGCCGATCGGGACGCGGTGCTGGGTTGGTTCTTCTGACGCCGGGCCGATTCTTCCGACGAAGGGGGCCTGTCCCGCAGGCCGACGCGCCCGGCCGTGAACTTCCCCGCGGCCGGGCGGGGGCTGGCATTCTGGAGATATGAAGCCGCTTCAGCTGATCCTCAACATTCTCTGGCTCATCTTCGCCGGATTCTGGATGGCGCTCGGCTACATCCTGGCCGGGATCATCTGCTGCATCCTGATCATCACGATCCCGTTCGGCATCGCCTCGTTCCGCATCGCGGCCTACGTGCTGTGGCCGTTCGGCCGCACGACGGTGGAGAAGCCCGGCGCGGGCGCGGGCTCGCTGATCGGCAACATCATCTGGTTCATCGTCGCGGGCTGGTGGCTGGCCATCGGCCACCTGCTGACCAGCATCCCGCTGTTCCTGTCGATCATCGGCATCCCCTTCGGCTGGGCGAACCTGAAGTTCATCCCGCTCTCGTTGTTCCCCCTCGGGCGCGAGATCGTCGACAGCGACCAGCCGTTCGCCGCGAGGTAGGGACGCACCTCTCCCCAGCCGGGACGGCCGCGCGAAGCGCACTACTCCGATTCGGAGACGATCTGCTTCATGATGGCGACGGCTCGGGTGAGGATCTCGAGCTGGTCGTCGGTGAGGGTGGCGAGCTGTTCGGTCATCCAGGCTTCGCGGGCGCTGGCCTCGTCGGCGATGAGTGCCCGGCCGGATTCCGAGAGGGAGACGATGATTTGGCGGCCGTCGGTGGGGTGCGGCTTGCGCTCCACCAGCTTCAGGTCGGTCAGCGACGCGATGACCCTGGTCATCGACGGCGGCTGCACCCGCTCCTTGGCGGCGAGCGCGCCGGGCGTCATCGCGCCCTCGCGCGCCAAGGTGGCGAGTGCCGAGAGCTGGGTCAGCGAGATCTGTGAGTCCGCGCGCCGTCCCCGCAGATGTCGCGTCAGCCGAACCACCGCCAGCGAGAGTTCACCGGCGAGGGCTCGAACATCCGATGACGTTGTCACAGTGGCAAACGATACGGGAACCGCTGGGTGCGGCATGCCGGTTCCCGCCGCTACGCTGAGCCCGTGACCCAGAAAGTGCCGGAGATCCCGCCGCGGCTGACCGATCCGCGACCGGTGCTCGCCGTCGGCAGCGCGCTGTGGGTGGTCGCCACCCTCGTGGTGTTGGCCGGACCCGAGAGCTGGGAGTCGGCGCTTCCGGTCTGTCTGATGGGTCTGGTGGTCGGCCTGATCGGCTCGACCATCTTCCTGATCCAGCGCCGCGGCGCCCGGCGCGGCGACAAAGGCGCGCAGACCGGTCTGCGCTGATCAGCTCACCTGGAATTCCGCGCTCACCCCGGTGAAGGGGCGCAGCACGCCGTCGGCGCCGAGGCTGTCGGCGAAGTGCACGAACCGGTACTGCCCTGGCTCCGCGTCGGCGGGAACGTCCCAGGTGAACCGGGCCACCGATTCGGCGGACCCGCGCTTGCTCCAGTGATACCGCACCGCCCACTCCCCCTCGTTGGCGGCGCGCACCCAGCCGGTTCCGGTGCTGCGCTGCACCTCGAGGAAGGTGCCGTTGCGTCGCGGGTTGTGCTTCGGATGCGCCGAAACGAATTCGGCGACAACGCGTTCGCCGCGCGCACAGGAGGCGGGCTGGGTCAGCACGTCGCCGAAGGCGCGGCCCGGCGGGGTGGCGTCCGGGCCAGGCGCGGGCACGAAGTTCGGTTGCAGGTTCGACACGTCGCGCGGCGCGGGGCCGCGCGCGACCGTCGTTCCTGCGGCCAAAGCTGTTGCCAGACGGTGGAATTCCTGCTGGTAGGCGGGCAACGTATAGCGGCCGTACAGCGTCGAGGCGCCCTCGTACTGCTGGGCGTCGTATTCCTCGGGCGTGGTGACGTATTCGTGATAGGAGTTGGCGTACCCCTGGAGCAGCACCTGTTCCAGGTCGACGCCGAGCGCCTCCGCCACGGCCCTCCGCACCCGCAGCCCGGACACGATGGTGAACTCGCCGCCCGCGGCCGCCAGGTACAGCTCGCCGATCCGCATCAGCTGGATCGGCACCACGCTCGGCACCCACGGCACCGGCGGGAGCAGACCGAGCGGCACGGCGATCGCCTTGGGCGCCTGGGCATCCGCGAGCCAGGCCGGCGCCGGTTGGTTCGGATCGCCGAGCGCGCCGAGGAACGGGTTGCGCACGCCTTCCGGGATCGGGCCGCCAGGCAGGCCGGGACCGTCCTCGACGCTGCCCGCGATCAGCGAGACGCCCGCGGCGGCCGGAGCTGTGTGCCGCGGTTGGCCGTCGGGGGTGAATCGGCCGTCGACCGCGATGTTCGCCAGGTCGATGTAGCAGAGCAGGGAGTCGACGGGTCCACTCATCGCGCGCGCCGCGTTCAAGGCGTTCTTGGCGGCGCTGTATTGGCGTTCACCGATGATCCGGGTGTTCTCGAACTCGTCCTCGGTCGGCCCTGATCCGGGACGCAGATTCAGGTTCGGCGACATGTCGCCCGCGTTGGTCTGGGCGAAGGCGGACACGAAATCCGGTGCGCCGTCGAGGTATCGGACGCCGTGGTCGGTGTGCTCGTGGGCGAAGGAGGCGTAACCCTTGTTGTCGCCGCTGATCAACCGGTTGGCGTTGGTCATGGACGTGTTGTGGGTCGCGAACCAGGTGATCGCGCCGATCCGCTTGCCGCCCTTGGTGATCGAGAGCGCGGTCACCGCCGGGTCGATGGCGCCGGGGAAGTAGGCGCGATCGGCGGCGGGGTTGCGATCGAAGGCGACGCGCGAGCGGTTGACGCTGGCGTCGTGCAGTTCCGCGCGGCCGAGCGCGAGGGAGGCGGGCCCGAGATCGGCGTGCGCGGCCGCGATGGCCTCCACGATCCCGTTCACCTCGGCGTCGTACACCTGCTGCTGGAAGCCGAGGATGGAGAGGTTGTAGGCGTAGTCGTGGCTGGAGCCACCGCAGGTCGCGTGCGAGTGGGTGGAGGTGAGCAGCACGTTCTGCTCGGTGTAGAGATCGCCGAAGCGGCGGGCCAGTTCGAGCAGCACGCCGCGGTGCACCGACTGGAAGATCATGCCGTTCTCGGCGACGACGAAGACGACGCGCCGCCCACCCGCCGCGATCACGTACGCGCGCGCCCGCGGGCGCAGGTGGATGCCCGCGGTGGTCTGCTCCAGCTGGGAGTAGCCCATCATCCCGCACTCGGCGGCCGGGCCGGTGATGTCGGAGATGCCGACGCCCACCTGATAGCCCGAGTCCGGCGCGGCGGCGGCGAGACCCGCGGTCGGTCCCGATCCGATCGTCGTGGCAGCGGCGAGCGCGGCCGAACCCGCTGCGGTTCGGGCGAGCACCGTTCTGCGTGACACCGGCATGCGAGCCTCCCTTCGTCCGTTTGGCAGCGAACCACACAACTGGACGCACGTCCAGTCCAGATTTTTCGGCGGCGCGAATTGACTGCGCGCGCCGCGAGCGCTTAACTCGCTGAGGTGTCCTCCCGATTGAGCGTCGAAGAACGACGGGCCCACCTTATCGAGGCCGCGATCGGCCTTGCCGAAAAAAAGGGCGTGGCCGGTGTGACCACGCGTGATGTGGCTCAAGCAGCCGGTGTCTCGCTCGGTGTGGTGCATTACTGTTTCGAAAATAAGGACGCGCTGATGACCGAGCTGGTCAAGGCGTTGTCGATGGAATTACGCGATTCCGTCGACGCCAATGAAACAGTTTGGCAAGACGTCGAAAGTGGAAAAGAAGCGCTTCAAAAATTGGTGCGCGCCGGACTCGAACTCATGTGGCTGAACATCGAAGCCACACCGGAACGACAACTGCTCACTTACGAAACAACCACTTATGCGTTGCGCGAAGGGGAACAGACCCCGAAGAAACTCGCGATCGCGAGGGAGCAGTACGCCTTCAACGACTCCACGGTCGCCGACATCCTCGATCACGCGCGCGACGCCACGGCCACCGCGTGGTCGGTGCCGGTGCAGACCTTGAGCCGGTTCACCCTCAACGTGATCGACGGCATCGTGCTGCGCTGGTTGGTCGACAACGACAGCGAAGCGGTGCGGGTGCAGCTCGATCTGCTGAGCGAGATGCTCGCGGGGTACGCGACCTAGGCGTACCTCCGGGCTGCGGCCATGCGCGGCGGGCGGATCGCGTCCGGCTGGTGTCGACCAGGCGTACCTCCGCCTCCGCTGCGGCCATGCGCGAGCTTCGGGTGGACTGCGTCCGGCTGTGTCGTTAGGCGATGACGCCCGGGACGCGGATGTGCGTCTCGGTCCCCACTCGCCACCAGGGCACCGACACTGTTCCCGTCACCGCTCCCGAGAGCCGCACGCGCAGGTCCTCGTGCAACACCAGCTCACCCTCCTGCGGTGCGAGCGAGAACAGTTGGCGCAGTACCACTCCCAGCGGTTCGGCGGACCAGGACGTGCTGCGGCCGGTGCCGAGCACCTCGGCGGTCACCGACTCCGATACCAGGGGGAGGTCGAGCAAGGTCGCGAGGCTCGGGGCGGTCTCTTCATCGCCGAGCACCAACCGATCCGGCGGCAGCACGAGGCCGAACCACGGTAGATCGAGCACCATCGCGTCGGCGGCAGGCACGGCATCGCCGGACAGTGCGCGCACCCGTTCCGGCAGCACCAGCTCGGTGAGGTCCAGACGGGACGCCGCGGCGGCCAGGTGGCCGTGGGTGCGCGAAACGATCTGCGGCTCAGGGTTGTTCGCGGGGTCTGCCAGTGCGGCGAGCAGCGTCTCGGCGAGGTCCGGGGTGATTCGGTCCGGATCAGCGAGGACGGAGCGCAACACCTCCAGGTCGCCGTGGCTCAGGCCGGGCACCGCGAAATGCGGGAGGAGTCCGGCGAATTCGGCATCCCCCGGATGGAGATGGTGTCCGAGCGGGATGCCGTCGAGGCGGGCGTGCCTGCGCAGCCACCACGCGGTGTAGCCGTCCGGATCGGCGAGCAGACGCCTGGTCTTCGGTACGGCGAGCAGCTGGTGCAGCGCGTCCGGCCAGGCGATGTCGTCGATCAGGTCCAGGTCGCGGACGGCCGCGAACTCGGCAGGCTCCTCGGGCAGGCTCGCCCACCAGGCCTCTTCGTCGTCCAGATGGTGATCGGGCCCGGTCGGGTCGGACTCCGCGACGACGCCGAAATCCCAGCCGACGCCTACAGCCCGAAGCGCCTGCGCGCCGTACTCGTCCACGATCTCCTTGGCGACGGTGCCCAGCGGCGCGTCCTCGACGAGCAGCGCGTACAGCGGCGCCTCGGGCAGCAGCAGCTCGTCGGCGGGCAGCAGTTCGCCTGTGGTGTCCGGCAATTCGATCGAGCCGAGCCAGGGCGGAAGCGCGTCCGGATCGGCGTACGCGGCCAAACGGAGCACCGCGTCGACCAGGTCGGGGTCGTCGGGATGGTCTTCGAGGTCCGCGTGCAGCGCCGGGTCGGCGAGCAGGTCGGCAGCGGTGGCCGAGCGGGCGCCGAGCCTGGACAGCAGCGGGTGCGCGGCCTCCGGATGGACCAGGCGCGCCCAGTGCAGCGGGATGGCGACCTCGAGCATGTCGTCGAGGACGACCGTGCGCGGACCGGTCACCAGGCGGCCGTCGGCCAGCGGAACAGCCAGTGCGCCGAGCTCTTCGGCGGACAGCGGGTCGACGACGAACGGCTCCAGCGCCGCGTACCAATCCCGCCACCAGGCGGGCGGGCGCTCCACGCCGCCGGAGAGCTCGGCGAGCCGGGCGAGGCCGAGGCGGTGCACGTCGAGGACCGCGAGGGCCTCGGTGTGGGCGCGACCCGAGAGTTCGGGGATGAGCAAGGGGCCGGCGATGTCGTCGAGGAGGTCGGCCAATTCCGGTGTGAGGTCGGGGAAGACGCTCGCGCGGGCGGGTACCGCCGTCGGGATTTCGCTCGAGCCGACGGCAGGGGATGCGCCGGGGCCGGACTCCGGGGCTTCGGCGACGTGGCCCGGCTCGGCGGCGAGTTCGGAATCGGCGGCGAGGCTGGGGGTCGAGGGCTTGCCGACCACCGGAAGCCAAGAGTGGGTTTGCAGTTCGCTGATGAGGGCCTCGCGGAGCAGGCCGTCGACCTCGCTGCGGGCGAAGCCCGGTGTGGGGACCAGGACGAGACGGTCGGTCGGGGGCAAGGCCCGGGCGAACTCGGCGTAGCCGGAGGCCAGTTCGGCGACGCGGGCGCCGGGTAGCAGGCGGCGCCGGTCCGGTTGCATCGGAATGTCGGCGATCAGCAGGGCCGGGAGGGACAGTTCCTCGTCGGAACGCGTAGGTGCGCGCAGGACGTCGTGCGGTGCGGCGTGGGCTTTGCCGTCGCGCAGCGGCAGCAGCCATCGCGCGCGGGCGGTGCGGAACTGCCACCACGCTCGGCGGCGCCCATCCGGGCCCGTCACCTGTAGTTCCTGGAGGCCATCGCCGAGCTCGCGCGCCGCGGAGGTGAACTCGTCGTCGCCGATCCGAATGGATTGCAGGGCGGGCAGTTCCAGGAGCAGATCCGCGGCCTCTTCGCGCATGGCGGCGAGCAACGCGTCGGCGTCGATGTCGTCGTGCAGGCGCAATACGACTTCGGTGTCGAAGTTCGGCGTGGGAAGGGCCTCGAGCGGCCAGGTCAACCGGAGCGCCGGAGGTTGGAAGTCCGGCGTAGCTATCCCCTGCTGGCGCAGGGCCTCTCGCGTCCTGGCGCGGGAGAAGTGCAACGAGCCCGTGGTGGAACGGAATTCGATGTCGTCGCTCACCGCGAGTACGGCGGTGAAGCCGACGCCGAACTTGCCGACGGAGGCCGGCTCCGCCTTGCCGGAAGCGCGCAGGGCGGTGAGCGCGTGGACGCCGGAAAGTTCCAAGGGCGCACCGGTGTTCGCAATGTACAGGGTGCGACCGTCCAGCCGGACGGAGACGCGCCCCGGGACACCCGCCTTGGCCGCGGCATCGGCGGCGTTCTGCGCCAGCTCGGTCAGCAGGCGATCGCGGTAACCGGCCCGGACCAGATCCGCCTCGGTGGCGGCATCCTCCCGCAGCCGGGTCGGCGAATCACGCCAGGAGGTGAGGACGGCGGCGCGCAGCCCCTCGGTGCCGAACAGGTCGGCCGAGCCCGTCAGTTCCGCGGCGATGACCCGGACTCCGGTCCCGCGTCGGTTTCGCTCTCCGCCGCGTCGTCAACTGCGGCGAGGTCACCCGATGCCAACGGCTGCCCCGTGTCGGTCTTCGAATCGAACCCGGCGGCAACATCGTTCGCAGCGCCTTCGGCCTCGCCCTCCGCCGCGGCAACATCCGCGGCGAGAAGGTCGCGCGTCGGCGACGACTCCGCCGCCTCGGTCACCGACTCGGCGGCGCTCGGCTCCGAAGTCTCCGGTGCGTCGGACACGGGTGCGGGGGCGGCCTCAGCTACGGTCGAGCCCGCCGAAACACCGGCGTTGGCATCGGATTGCGCGACCGAGGAGTCTTCGAAGGACTCCGCGGCCATCCCGTCGCCGGCGTCCGAGCCGCCCGGCGCCACGCCCTTTTCGGCATCGACCGCATCTGCGACAACTGCCTCGGCCGCCGTCGCATCGGCAATCGCCTCCGGCTGCGCCTCGGCCGCGGCAGCTTCGGCGACCGCATCCGACTCCGCCCGCTCCACGCCCACAGCACTCGTCGTGGCTTCGCCTTCGACAGCCGCTTGCCCGGCGTCCGCGACTCCCGGCTCGCCAGCGTCAAGCGACGGGGCCTTCTCAGCCCTCACATCGCCAGCGGTCGCATCCGCGTCGGCGGCCGTCTCCGACACCAACGGGGCCACCTCGCCGCTCATCTCGGCAGCGTCCGCCTCGGCGGCGACAGTCTCCGTTTCCGATCGGACGATTTCGGCACTCACGTCGACAGCGCCGTTCTCCGGTGCGGCGGCAGTCTCCGGCAGCGACGGGGCCTTCTCAGCGCTCGCGTCCGCAGCGCCGTCCTCGATCGCGACACCGGTTTCCGGCACCGACTGGGCGACTTCGACAGCGGCCACCTCAGCGGAAGCACCTTCGTCCGCAACCTCTTCGGCAGCGGACCGCTCCCCCTTGCCCAATTCCTCCGGCGGAATCACGTCGAACGCCGCGTCGTCGTAGGCCTCGTACAGCGGCGAACCGTTACCCGTCGGCGCGACGACATCGGAGTGCGCGCCGCAGCCGTATTCGACGTGCACCACGTGTCCGTCCGCGCCCATCGCGTTGCCGCAGACGCCGAAAGCGGCGCGCAGGGCGCCCGCGAGCGGGAGGTAGAAGCCGCACTTGCCGCAGGTGGACGGCGCGGCCTTGGCCATCTCGGTGTCGGGGCCGTATTCGGAGTACCAGCGTTCGGCGGCCTCGATACGGCCTTCCTCGCTGAGCACCTTGGTGCGGCCGAGGCCGATCTCCAGCGCGACCTCGTCGACCTCCGGGTCGCCGCTGGTCACGTAGCCGGGCACCAGGCGGGGGTCGTCCTGCGGCGGGGCGAGCAGGTCGCCGGGCGCGAGATCGCCCGGGCGGATCCGCTGTTCCCACGGCACGAATTCGGGCGCGACCAAGGCGTCCGGGCCGGGCAGCAGCGCGGACTCGCTGACCGTCGCGTGGTCCGCGCCGGGCGGGGCCGCCACGACGACGGCCCACTGCCAGCCGCGGTAGCCGGGCAGGGTGGCCTCGAAACGGTGGGTCGCCGCGCTCTCGTCCTCGACGCTCACACCGAGGTGCGCGCCGACGGCGGAGGGCTCCAACTCCAGGAGCGCACGGCGGGCCAGGTCCGCGGCTTCGGCAAGGACCGGCCGGACGTCGGGCTCCGAAACAGATACTGCGCTCACGGCCTACATTTTGCCGTATGGAGCGGAATCGGCGTGCGTTGGCCATCGGTGTGCTCGTCGGCCTGCTCGCGACGTGCGGTTGCGGCGCCGACGAGCCCGAGCCGCCGCGGCTGCGGATCGAGGTCGTCGGCACCCGGCCGCACGATACGGAAGCCTTCACCCAGGGCCTCGAGGTGCACGGCGACGTCCTCTACGAAGGCACCGGACTGCGCGGTCGCTCCACCGTCCGCGCGACGGATCTGCGGACCGGCACCGAACTGGCCCGCGCCGAACTCCCCGCCCGGTATTTCGGCGAGGGCATCGCCAAAGCGGGCGACACGCTGTGGCAGCTCACCTGGCAGGACGGCACCGCTTTCGCGCGCGACCCGGTCACCCTCGCGGCCCGGGCCGAGGCCGCCTACCAGGGCGAGGGCTGGGGACTGTGCGCGCGGAACGGCCGGTTGATCATGAGCGACGGCACGAACACACTGACCTTCCGCGACCCGGCCACCTTCGCCGCCACCGGTTCGGTGACCTTGAAGAACCGCAGGGGCGCGCGTCTGAACGAACTCGATTGCGCGGCGGACGGTTCCGTCTACGCCAACGACTACCCGACGAACCGGATCCTGCGCATCGACCCGGACACCGGCGAAGTGCTCGGCATCGCCGACGCCGCCGACCTGCTCACCCGCGAGCAGCGCGCCGAGGCAGACGTGCTCAACGGCATCGCCCAGCTCCCGGGCACCGACCGGTTCCTGATCACCGGGAAGTACTGGCCGACCGTTTTCGAGGTCCGTTTCGTGCCCGCCTGAGTCGCGGACGGACGCGAGGAACGTCACTATCGCCCCCCAACGGGGAGCGCCGGTGCGTTCCCGTCGCCGTAGTACGACAGAATTGAGGAGTGACTACTCCGCGCGATCCCTTCGGTCCCGAGCGTGGTCCATGGGATGGCGAGGAGGCGCCGATCGAACGGCATCCCGGCTACGACCGGTATCCCCCGCCCAACGCGCCCGCCCGGCGCAGGCCGCTGCCGCCGCTCGATCCCAGCCGCAACGCGCCGCAGCGCGGCCCGCTCGGCCCGTTGCGCAAACCGCCGCCGGAACCCGACCCGCACGCACCAACCCGCAGGATCGGCCGCCGCGGGCAGCCCGACGAGCCGACACGCAAGACCTCGCGCCGCGTCTTCCCGCAGCAGCCCGCCGACACCAAGCGCTTCGAGGCGCCGGACCTGCCGCCCGAACCGGCGCAGCCGGAACCAGCCGCACCGCAGAGCGAGCAGCGCACGCCGCGCAAACTGACCGTCACCAGGGTCGCCGCGCTGCGCGGCCGGGAGCTGACCGAGAAGGGCATCGCCACCTTCCAGCGCGCGGCCAAGGCCGACGGCGCGGACAAGTCCGGCCTCACCGCGCTGACCTACGCCACGATGGCGAACTTCGCGCTGGACGCCGCGATCGCGGTGTCGCTGGCCAACACGCTGTTCTTCGCGAGCGCCACCGCGGAGAGCAAGTCCAACGTCGCGCTGTACCTGTTGATCACCATCGCGCCGTTCGCGGTGATCGCGCCGCTGATCGGCCCGCTGCTCGACCGCTTGCAGCGCGGCCGCAGGCTCGCGCTCGCCACCTCGTTCGGCGTGCGAGCCGTGCTCGCCGTGGTGCTGATCTTGCAGTTCGACACCTGGGCGCTGTATCCGCTCGCGCTGTGCATGATGATCGGCAGCAAGTCGTTCTCGGTGCTCAAGAGCGCCGTGACACCGCGCGTGCTTCCACCGGACATCGACTTGGTGCGCACCAATTCCCGGCTCACCGTCTTCGGTCTGGTCGGCGGCACCATCGGCGCGGGCACGGTCGCGGCGCTGATCGCGGCGATCGCGGGATCGACGGGCGCGCTCGTGCTCGCCGTGCTGATCGCGGCCGGGGGGACCTACCTGAGCCTGCGCATCCCGCGGTGGGTGGAGGTGACCGAGGGCGAGGTGCCCGCGACCCTGAGCTACCACGGCGACGACGCGCACACGGAGATACTGCGTGAGGGCGCCCAGTCCGCCGTGCCCGCCCGTAAACGCAGGCAGCCGCTCGGCCGCGCGGTCGTCACCGGACTGTGGGGCAACAGCGCAATCCGCGTGCTGACCGGCTTCCTCACCTTCTACGTGGCGTTCGTGGCCAAGGCGACGGAGCACCGGCCGGTGCAACAGGCGGCGATGCTCGGCGTGGTCGGCGCGGCCGCCGCCATCGGCAACTTCACCGGCAACGCCACCGGAGCCCGGCTCGCGCTCGGCAGGCCATCGCTGATCGTGCTCGGCTGCACCGCCGCGTGCACCGGGGTCGCGGTGTTCGCGATCTTCGCCGACAACCTGCTCGGCGCGGCGGTGGCGACCTTGGTCGCGGCCGGCGCGAGCGCGCTGGCGAAGGTGTCGCTGGACGCGTCGATCCAGGACGATCTGCCGCCGGAGTCGATCGCCTCCGGCTTCGGCCGCTCGGAGACCGTGCTGCAACTGAGCTGGGTGGTCGGCGGCGCGGCGGGCGTGCTGCTGCCGACCGACTACTGGAAGGGCTTCGCGGTCGTTTCGGGAATACTCGTGGTCGGACTGATCCAGACCTTCGTCAGCTACCGCGGCCACTCGCTGTTGCCCGGCTTCGGCGGGAACCGGCCGCAGCACGCGGAACAGGAAGTGCCCGCGGCGCGGAAACCGCACGGCGACGGCATCCAACGAGAAACGGGAGATCCGATCTGGTGAACAAGCTCTCTGGCCGCACCGTCGCGGCGCTTGTCGGAGTCGCGCTGACGCTCGTCGTCGCCGCCGTCGTCGTCGTGGTGACCGTGGCGGTGCGCAACGCCCCCGAGCACGACCCCGAGATCACCGCCTACGCGCACGGCAAGGCGGTGACCGTGCCGCCGTACCAGTACTGCGACATCAGGATCGTCGGCGAAGAGCAGCTCGACCTGTCCAATTGCCGCCAGGGCGAATCCATTGATCTAGAGGTGCCCCCCGGTTATCCGCTGCAACTGTCGCTGCCGTCCTCGATCGCGGACGCGCCGTGGCTGGCGCAGCTGGTCTACGCGCTGCCCAACGGCGACATCGTGGATCGGGTCATCAGCCACAACGACTATCCCGACGCCCTCGCGCTCACCATCGATTCGCGTCCGCTGCCCGAACTCCGGCTCATCGGTGTGGAATTGCAGCTGCCGGTGCCCGCGATCGACGAGAGCGGCAGGGAGACAACCGTTCCGCACGCCGCCTGGTCGATCCGCACGGCCTGACCGCTCGATCCGCCGGGCGCACACGGCATCCCGGCGGATCGGCCGAAATGCGTACCCCACCTTCGCTTCGGCCATGCGCGGGCTATCGACGGACTACGTCCGCTGTGTCGATCAGTGGTCGAGTTCGCGCGCGACGGCCCGGACGACCTCGGAAATGGTGCGGGCGGACTTGCGATCCGGGTACCGGCCCTTGCGCAGGTCCGGCTGCACCTTGGTCTCCAGCAGGGTGATCATGTCCTCGACCATCCCGTGCAGCTCGTCGGGCGTGCGGCGCGGGCCCGCGGGCTCCTTGCGGGCGTTGCGGTCGCGATCCTGGCCCTGCCGCACCGACGGCGGCGCCTCGAGCAGCTTCAGGCTCAGCGCCTGCGGCCCGCGACGGCCCGCGGCCATGCCGAATTCGACACGCTGCCCGGGCTTCAGGCCTTCGACACCGTCGGGCAGCGCGGACGAGCGGACATAGACATCCTCACCCTCGTCCTGGGAAAGGAAGCCGAAGCCCTTTTCGACGTCGTACCACTTCACCCTGCCGGTCGGCACTGCGCTCACCCGTTCATCATTCGACACCCGGACCCGGTCGGTCCGAGCACATCCGTCTGCTCGAAACTGCGCGGCGAATCCCCGCCGGGAGCAGCTCCTGTCAGTTTGCGAAAAGAACGCGCCCCACAAGCCTGTAGGACGCGATTGTCATCGAGTCTACCCCGGTGGCAATAACCGAAGCACATCAGTTTTACGGTCGAGAGGTGACGAACCCTTCCGCGCCGCCGCCGCCGAGCGACTCGCCGCGCCGCTCCGGAGATTGGTTGTTGAAGCTCGCGCTCGCTCTGTTCGCGATCGGATTGCTGGCGATCATCGCGATCTTCCTGACGCCGATACTCACCGACGGCCTGCCGGGACTGTGGCTGTACCTGCTCGCGATGCTCGCGCCGGTCGGCTTCCTCTGCGCGCTGGTGTTCGCGCTGTGGTCCGGCCGCCGGTCCAGATGACCGCGAACTGGGTACCCGACCGGTTCGTTACCCACTCCGAGGTGTGATCCTCGTCACATCACGGATAGG from Nocardia bhagyanarayanae includes these protein-coding regions:
- a CDS encoding sacsin N-terminal ATP-binding-like domain-containing protein; this translates as MTGSADLFGTEGLRAAVLTSWRDSPTRLREDAATEADLVRAGYRDRLLTELAQNAADAAAKAGVPGRVSVRLDGRTLYIANTGAPLELSGVHALTALRASGKAEPASVGKFGVGFTAVLAVSDDIEFRSTTGSLHFSRARTREALRQQGIATPDFQPPALRLTWPLEALPTPNFDTEVVLRLHDDIDADALLAAMREEAADLLLELPALQSIRIGDDEFTSAARELGDGLQELQVTGPDGRRRAWWQFRTARARWLLPLRDGKAHAAPHDVLRAPTRSDEELSLPALLIADIPMQPDRRRLLPGARVAELASGYAEFARALPPTDRLVLVPTPGFARSEVDGLLREALISELQTHSWLPVVGKPSTPSLAADSELAAEPGHVAEAPESGPGASPAVGSSEIPTAVPARASVFPDLTPELADLLDDIAGPLLIPELSGRAHTEALAVLDVHRLGLARLAELSGGVERPPAWWRDWYAALEPFVVDPLSAEELGALAVPLADGRLVTGPRTVVLDDMLEVAIPLHWARLVHPEAAHPLLSRLGARSATAADLLADPALHADLEDHPDDPDLVDAVLRLAAYADPDALPPWLGSIELPDTTGELLPADELLLPEAPLYALLVEDAPLGTVAKEIVDEYGAQALRAVGVGWDFGVVAESDPTGPDHHLDDEEAWWASLPEEPAEFAAVRDLDLIDDIAWPDALHQLLAVPKTRRLLADPDGYTAWWLRRHARLDGIPLGHHLHPGDAEFAGLLPHFAVPGLSHGDLEVLRSVLADPDRITPDLAETLLAALADPANNPEPQIVSRTHGHLAAAASRLDLTELVLPERVRALSGDAVPAADAMVLDLPWFGLVLPPDRLVLGDEETAPSLATLLDLPLVSESVTAEVLGTGRSTSWSAEPLGVVLRQLFSLAPQEGELVLHEDLRVRLSGAVTGTVSVPWWRVGTETHIRVPGVIA
- a CDS encoding glutaminyl-peptide cyclotransferase, producing MERNRRALAIGVLVGLLATCGCGADEPEPPRLRIEVVGTRPHDTEAFTQGLEVHGDVLYEGTGLRGRSTVRATDLRTGTELARAELPARYFGEGIAKAGDTLWQLTWQDGTAFARDPVTLAARAEAAYQGEGWGLCARNGRLIMSDGTNTLTFRDPATFAATGSVTLKNRRGARLNELDCAADGSVYANDYPTNRILRIDPDTGEVLGIADAADLLTREQRAEADVLNGIAQLPGTDRFLITGKYWPTVFEVRFVPA
- a CDS encoding MFS transporter, producing MTTPRDPFGPERGPWDGEEAPIERHPGYDRYPPPNAPARRRPLPPLDPSRNAPQRGPLGPLRKPPPEPDPHAPTRRIGRRGQPDEPTRKTSRRVFPQQPADTKRFEAPDLPPEPAQPEPAAPQSEQRTPRKLTVTRVAALRGRELTEKGIATFQRAAKADGADKSGLTALTYATMANFALDAAIAVSLANTLFFASATAESKSNVALYLLITIAPFAVIAPLIGPLLDRLQRGRRLALATSFGVRAVLAVVLILQFDTWALYPLALCMMIGSKSFSVLKSAVTPRVLPPDIDLVRTNSRLTVFGLVGGTIGAGTVAALIAAIAGSTGALVLAVLIAAGGTYLSLRIPRWVEVTEGEVPATLSYHGDDAHTEILREGAQSAVPARKRRQPLGRAVVTGLWGNSAIRVLTGFLTFYVAFVAKATEHRPVQQAAMLGVVGAAAAIGNFTGNATGARLALGRPSLIVLGCTAACTGVAVFAIFADNLLGAAVATLVAAGASALAKVSLDASIQDDLPPESIASGFGRSETVLQLSWVVGGAAGVLLPTDYWKGFAVVSGILVVGLIQTFVSYRGHSLLPGFGGNRPQHAEQEVPAARKPHGDGIQRETGDPIW
- a CDS encoding DUF2771 domain-containing protein; the encoded protein is MNKLSGRTVAALVGVALTLVVAAVVVVVTVAVRNAPEHDPEITAYAHGKAVTVPPYQYCDIRIVGEEQLDLSNCRQGESIDLEVPPGYPLQLSLPSSIADAPWLAQLVYALPNGDIVDRVISHNDYPDALALTIDSRPLPELRLIGVELQLPVPAIDESGRETTVPHAAWSIRTA
- a CDS encoding cold-shock protein, with product MPTGRVKWYDVEKGFGFLSQDEGEDVYVRSSALPDGVEGLKPGQRVEFGMAAGRRGPQALSLKLLEAPPSVRQGQDRDRNARKEPAGPRRTPDELHGMVEDMITLLETKVQPDLRKGRYPDRKSARTISEVVRAVARELDH